A window of Devosia chinhatensis genomic DNA:
TCCAACACGCCCCATGTGGACGCTGCGGTCACCGCCATGAAGCTCGGGGCGACCGACGTTCTGACCAAGCCGATCGACAACGAGCATCTCCTGGGCATCGTGCGCGATGCGCTGCGCCGAGATGTGCATCTGGGGGCGATGAATGACGGTCGCCGGCCGGTCGAAGTGCGCGGCTTCTCGCAGCTGACCCCGCGCGAGCGCGAAGTGTTGCAATTGATTACCAACGGCCAGTCCAACAAGGAAGCGGGGCGTGAACTGGGCATATCGCCACGCACCATCGAGGTGCACAGGGCGCGCGTCATGGAAAAACTGGGCGCCCGCAACACGGCCGATCTCATGCGCATCGTGCTGACCAGCTGAGGGTCGCGGCCATCACGAACTTGTTTCCAAGCCCCTGTCTTCCGGCCGCGATCCGTGTAGAATGCGGGCATGAAACCAAACATGACGCCGATCGAACGCGCCTTCGAACTTGCTCGAAGCGGCAAATGCCGGACGCTGACCGAAATCAAGTCCGCCCTGAAAAGCGAGGGTTATGAATTGGCCACCGTAACGGGCGGAACCTTGGCCAAGCAATTGCGCGGCTTGATGGTTGCCCACGCAGAAATCAAATAATTCAGCTTTGCCTTGCCCTCACCATTATTCGGTGCGATAAGGTCATTATACGTTTTCAGCCCAAGTCGGCTGCCTTCTGCCGGTCATTTCCGGCTCCTTGGCTCACTGATTCATCTTGCGAACGTTTGTCGTCCCTTTTGCATGTTGCGAAGGGAAACGCTCGTTTTGCTGCGGCGTCGAGCTTTTAAAGGAACTTAAAATGGCAACCATCAATGGTACCGTGAAATTCTTCAACACCACCAAGGGTTTTGGCTTCATTACCCCTGACAATGGCGGCAAGGATCACTTCGTGCACATCTCGGCCGTCCAGAACTCGGGCGTCGATGGTCTCTACGAAAACGACAAGCTGACCTACGAAGTCGAAACCGGCCGTGACGGTCGTGAATCCGCGATCAACCTGGTTCTCCAGAAGTAAGCGCCTGGCGCTCGCGGGCCTCGGCCCGCTGTGATCAGAAAGACCCGCCCGGCGCAAGCCCGGCGGGTTTTTTCATGGGCGGCTGATCGTGCGATCTCTGAGCCGGCAAGTCGAGCCGGCCGCGAGGGGCTGCCCGGCCAATGAGAAAGCGCGCGGCAAGGGCCGCAGGCTTTTGATGGGCTCGCTACGGGCGGGTTCAGCCGCCCAGGCTGGGCAGGGTGAGATCGCCCGAGGTCAACTTGCTGGCAGTGAGAGCCGCGTCGGCTTTTTCGCGCGGCAGTTCCAGCGCCGTCCACACGCTGACCAGTGCGTGGCGCAGCTCGAAGATCATCTCGTCGGTATGGAGCGGTGTGGGCGTGATGCGCAGGCGCTCGGTACCCTTGGGCACGGTGGGGTAGTTGATCGGCTGGATATAGATATTGTGCTTGTCGAGCAGCATGTCGCTGGCAGCCTTGACCGCGCGGGCATCGCCGACGATCAGCGGCACGATGTGCGTAGCGGTTTCCATGACCGGCAGGCCGGCATCGGCGAGGATGGCCTTGGTGAGGCGGGCCTGGCGCTGATGCATCTGACGCTCGAGCCCATTGCCCTTGAGATGCTCGATGGAGGCGCGGGCGGCAGCACAGAGCGCCGGGGGCAGGGCGGTGGTGAAGATGAATTCGGGTGCATAGGAGCGCACGGCGTCGATGATGGCGCGATTGGCCGCGATATAGCCGCCCATGACGCCAAAGCCCTTGGCCAGCGTACCCTCGATAATGTCGATCCGATCCATGAGGCCGTCGCGCTCGGCAATGCCGCCGCCGCGCGGGCCATACATGCCCACAGCATGGACCTCGTCGATATAGGTCAGCGCGCCGAATTCCTCGGCCAGGTCGCAGATCTCCTTGATCGGCGCGACATCGCCGTCCATGGAATAGACCGATTCAAAGCAGATCAGCTTGGGTCGCTTGCGATCCACCTGGCTCAGAAGCTCGCGCAAATGAGCGACGTCGTTGTGCCGGAAAATCTTCTTTTCCATGCCCGACTGGCGTACGCCCTGAATCATCGAGGCGTGATTGAGCTGGTCCGAAAAAATAACGCAATCGGGCATCAGCCGCGCAATGGTCGAGATACCAGCCTCGTTGGACACGAAGCCCGAGGTGAAGACCAGGGCGGCTTCCTTGCGATGCAGGTCCGCGAGCGACCGCTCAAGCTCGACCAGCGGGCGATTGGTGCCCGAGATGTTGCGCGTGCCACCAGCGCCGACACCCATGGCGCCAGCGGTTTCCTGCATGGCGCGCACAACCTTCTGGTGTTGTCCCATGCCCAGGT
This region includes:
- a CDS encoding response regulator transcription factor, with product MTTHSYYHAFLNRDRLVQIVDEDLDTCETLSVLFRLEGFQTTFSRDSNSADTAIERRPPDIAVINLVLGGESGLGLLRRLKALRTGAPVIMLSNTPHVDAAVTAMKLGATDVLTKPIDNEHLLGIVRDALRRDVHLGAMNDGRRPVEVRGFSQLTPREREVLQLITNGQSNKEAGRELGISPRTIEVHRARVMEKLGARNTADLMRIVLTS
- a CDS encoding DUF116 domain-containing protein, encoding MTPIERAFELARSGKCRTLTEIKSALKSEGYELATVTGGTLAKQLRGLMVAHAEIK
- a CDS encoding cold-shock protein, which translates into the protein MATINGTVKFFNTTKGFGFITPDNGGKDHFVHISAVQNSGVDGLYENDKLTYEVETGRDGRESAINLVLQK
- the hemA gene encoding 5-aminolevulinate synthase, whose product is MDYRGIFEDAVDTLRAEKRYRVFADLERIAGNFPKAMYRDEADNAREITIWCSNDYLGMGQHQKVVRAMQETAGAMGVGAGGTRNISGTNRPLVELERSLADLHRKEAALVFTSGFVSNEAGISTIARLMPDCVIFSDQLNHASMIQGVRQSGMEKKIFRHNDVAHLRELLSQVDRKRPKLICFESVYSMDGDVAPIKEICDLAEEFGALTYIDEVHAVGMYGPRGGGIAERDGLMDRIDIIEGTLAKGFGVMGGYIAANRAIIDAVRSYAPEFIFTTALPPALCAAARASIEHLKGNGLERQMHQRQARLTKAILADAGLPVMETATHIVPLIVGDARAVKAASDMLLDKHNIYIQPINYPTVPKGTERLRITPTPLHTDEMIFELRHALVSVWTALELPREKADAALTASKLTSGDLTLPSLGG